In Actinomycetes bacterium, a genomic segment contains:
- a CDS encoding peroxiredoxin, protein MSEDTPTAPVTLPLIGDPAPQFTAVTTHGMVSLSDFAGKWVVLFSHPADFTPVCTTEFIGFAQLADEFAKRNVQLIGNSVDSVFSHLAWVHAIEEKQGVKIPFPIIADLDMSVAKAYGMIHPRTNSTEAVRAVFVIDDKQVVRAMVYYPMNVGRMIPEILRLVDGLQTSDANGVSCPANWTPGDEVVVGAPRTQEQLDARLVDTSLQLKDWYLATKTL, encoded by the coding sequence GTGTCCGAGGACACCCCCACCGCCCCCGTGACCCTGCCGCTGATCGGCGACCCGGCCCCCCAGTTCACCGCCGTGACCACGCACGGCATGGTCAGCCTGAGCGACTTCGCCGGCAAGTGGGTCGTGCTGTTCAGCCACCCGGCGGACTTCACCCCGGTGTGCACCACCGAGTTCATCGGCTTCGCCCAGCTCGCCGACGAGTTCGCCAAGCGCAACGTGCAGCTGATCGGCAACTCGGTGGACTCGGTGTTCAGCCACCTGGCCTGGGTGCACGCCATCGAGGAGAAGCAGGGCGTCAAGATCCCGTTCCCGATCATCGCCGACCTCGACATGTCGGTCGCCAAGGCGTACGGGATGATCCACCCTCGGACCAACAGCACGGAGGCGGTCCGCGCCGTGTTCGTCATCGACGACAAGCAGGTCGTCCGCGCGATGGTGTACTACCCGATGAACGTCGGCCGGATGATCCCGGAGATCCTGCGCCTGGTCGACGGCCTGCAGACCTCCGACGCCAACGGCGTCTCCTGCCCCGCGAACTGGACCCCCGGCGACGAGGTCGTCGTCGGCGCCCCGCGGACCCAGGAGCAGCTGGACGCCCGGCTGGTCGACACCAGCCTGCAGCTCAAGGACTGGTACCTGGCCACGAAGACGCTGTAG